The segment AAGCTGGAAAAGCCCCTCAGCAATATGTGGATGAAATGGCTGACGCTGCTAAAAAGGTATGGTCCACTATGGACATTACTTATGATGATTTTATCCGAACTACTGAAGATCGCCATAAAAAAGGCGTCGAGAAGATTTTTAAAACGTTTTTAGACAATGGCGATATTTACAAAGGACAATATGAAGGCTGGTATTGTACACCGTGCGAGTCTTTCTATACTGAAGGACAGTTAGTGGATGGCAATTGCCCAGATTGCGGCCGGCCAGTCCACAAAGTTAAAGAAGAGTCCTACTTCTTTAATATGAAGAAATATGCGGATCGCCTTCTTGATTATTATGAGAACCATGTCGAATTTATTGAACCTGAATCCCGCAAAAATGAAATGATCAATAACTTTATCAAACCGGGTCTTGAAGATTTATCCGTTTCAAGAACGTCATTTGACTGGGGAATTCCGGTTCCTGGAGATCCCAAACATGTAATCTATGTTTGGGTGGATGCTTTATCGAATTATATTACTTCGCTTGGCTACGGTTCAGATGACGAGTCAGCATTTAATAAATATTGGCCAGCCGATGTCCACGTAGTCGGCAAAGACATTGTCCGCTTCCATACCATTTATTGGCCGATTTTCTTGATGGCTTTGGAGTTGCCATTGCCGAAGAAAGTTTTCGCCCACGGCTTTATCATGATGAAAGACGGCAAAATGTCGAAATCAAAAGGCAATGTGGTTTATCCGGAAATGCTGGTAGAGCGCTACGGACTCGATGCGACCCGTTATTTCTTGCTGCGTGAGCTGCCATTTGGTTCAGATGGCGTCTTCTCGCCTGAATCGTTTGTGGAACGCACAAATTTTGATTTGGCCAACGACTTAGGCAACTTGTTGAACCGTACGATATCGATGATCAATAAATACTTTGACGGACAAGTTCCGCAAGTGAAAGGGCAAGAAACGGAGTTTGATGCGACACTCCAGCAAGTAGCTAAACATACAGTGGAAGTTTATGAGCAGCATATGGAAAAAATGCAATTCAGCATTGTGCTAAGTGAAGTATGGGCATTGATTTCACGCACCAATAAATACATCGATGAAACACAGCCATGGGTATTGGCAAAAGATGAAGACGCTGTTGGCAAACTGGCTTCGGTTATGGCTCATTTAGCTGAAAGCCTGCGGATGACCGCCGTCATGCTTCAGCCATTCTTGCCGAATGCACCAAAGCAGATTATTGAACAACTGGGCTTGTCTGAAGAATTTTTAGCATGGGACACATTGCAGGAATTCGGTAAGATCCCAGAAGGCATTAAAGTGGTATCAAAAGGTACACCGATTTTCCCGCGTCTTGAAGTAGAACCAGAAGTTGCCTATATCCGCGAGCAAATGCGGGGAACTGATGCCCCAGCAGAAACAGAAGAACTGGTGGAAGAGATTATTGAAGAAGTACCCGATGTCCCAGAGATCACAATTGATGAATTTATGAAAGTGGATCTGCGGGTAGCGACGGTAACTGCCAGCGAAGCAGTTCCAAAAACTTCGAAATTGCTGAAACTGCAACTGGATTTAGGTTATGAGCAGCGCCAAGTGGTTTCTGGAATTGCAGAGCATTATAAACCAGAAGATTTAGTCGGCAAAAAAGTAGTGGTCGTGGCCAATTTGAAACCGGTTAAGCTGCGCGGCGAGCTTTCTCAAGGGATGATTTTGGCTGGGGAGAAAAACGGATATTTGACTTTAGCGGCAGTGGACGAGAAATTGCCAAATGGCGCTCAAATTAAATAAAGAGAAATAATTATCCATAATAGTTCATTCCATAGAGTGAAAAAAGGATGTTTTGATTTTAAAAGGACCTGTAAGAAATTACAGGCCCTTTTTTATTTTGTATTTTATTGGCTCAATATGCCAATAAATGGATTGAATTGTTATACAAATAACATGTTTTGTTATACAACTGTAATATTGGTGTGAAGAAAGAAACGAAGGAAACGATTAGAATAAGGTGTAATGTGAGGAGAATGCCTGATGTTCATAGATACCCACGTGCATTTAAATACAGACCAGTATGATGAAGATTTAAATGAAGTAATCGACAGAGCTTTAGAAAACAATGTTACAAAAATGGTTGTCATTGGGTTCGATCGAAAAACGATCGAACGTGCTATCGAGCTTGCCGAGAAACATGATTTTATATATGCCGTAGTTGGATGGCATCCAGTAGATGCCATTGATTGCACAGAAGAAGACTTAAAGTGGATTGAAGAGTTGGCGGCTCATGAAAAAGTGGTGGGAATTGGAGAAACCGGCTTGGACTATTACTGGGACAAATCTCCAAAAGAAGTGCAGCAAGAAGTATTCCGCAAACAAATTCGACTGGCCAAAAAAGTCAAATTGCCGATCATTATCCATAATCGGGATGCGACATCGGATGTGCTGCGCATACTAAAAGAAGAAGAAGCACATGAAGTCGGTGGCGTGATGCATTGCTTCGGCGGCAGTGTAGAAACAGCACGTGAAAGCATTGCCATGAACTTCATGATTTCCCTTGGCGGACCAGTCACTTTTAAAAATGCCAAAAAGCCGAAAGAAGTCGCAGCAGAAATTCCCCTCGATCATTTAATGATTGAAACGGATGCACCGTACCTGGCTCCGCATCCTTATCGCGGAAAACGGAATGAACCAGCCTATGTCCCTCTTGTCGCAGCTGAGATTGCCCGCTTGAAAGGCATCTCCATAGAAGAAGTTGCCCGAATTACGACACGGAACGCAGAACAGTTTTTCAAACTAACAGAGCAAGAGTCAAAATAAGAAAAGCCTATTTAAGTTGACACAAGGAAATCGAGTCTATATAATCACTCAAGTGAATGAGGAGGAGTTATTTTTGACAGAACAAGAAAAAAATAGCAAGCCAGTTAATATATATAAAGGAAAATCTTTGCTTGTTGCAATTGCTACTGTATTGATGTTTGCTGCTGTTTTGACGTTCGCTATTTACGAAGGAACGAAAAATACGGTGAAGATGACGGCAAACGGTGAAACAACAGAAGTTAAGACGCACGCTAATACAGTAGGAGCGTTTTTAGAAGAACAACAAATACAAGTGGCTAAAGATGATTATTTAAGCCAATCTGCAGATAGCGCTATTAAAGAAGACACTGCACTTGAATGGGATCAGGCAGAGCAATATAAAGTATCGGTTGATGGCAAAGAGACAGCTGCCTGGACTACAGCCAATACAGTAAAAGATATTTTAGCGAAAGCGAATGTTGAAGTTACAGAACATGATAAAGTTACACCCGCATTGAATGAAGAAGTAGATGAGGATACAGCGATTTCTGTTGAAAAAGCATATGAGGTAACTCTGCTAGATGGCTTGGAAGAGAAAAAAGTATGGTCCACTTCGACTACGGTCGCTGACTTTTTAAAACAGAACAAAATTAAGCTAGGCGAACTTGACCGGGTTGAAAACGGAATGGATGAAAAAGTTGTTCCGAATTCCAAAGTCCAAGTGGTTCGTGTAGAAAAGGTCACCGATGTAGTGGAGGATTCTGTGAAATTCGCAGCAGAAACGAAAAAAGATTCTAAGCTTTTAAAAGGGCAGGAAAAACTTGTCCAAAAAGGCCAGAATGGTGTCGTTTCTAAAACTTATGAAGTTGTGAAAGAAAACGGCAAAGAAGTAAAACGCGATCTTAAGAGTAAAAAAACGGTTAAAGAACCGACGAAACAAGTTACAGCAGTTGGAACAAAAGTAGTTGTTGCCAGCGTTTCACGCGGTGCCACTGCTAAAGCTCCCGAGAAAAAAGCTGCGACAGCACCGGTTCAACAAGCTTCAGCTGCGCCAGTTCAAAAAGCGGCCGCACCTAAAGCAGCACCGGCTAAAAAAGCTGAACCTTCAAGAAAAGCAGCGGCTGCTTCAACTAAAGCGGCTGCGCCAACTAGCGGCAAAGAGTTCTATGTATCCGCTACAGCGTATACAGCAAGCTGTGCAGGCTGTTCAGGCATTACCGCTACTGGCATTAACTTAATGGCGAATCCAGGTCTTAAAGTCATCGCGGTAGACCCGAATGTCATTCCGCTTGGCTCTAAAGTTTACGTAGAAGGATATGGTTATGCGGTTGCTGGAGATACAGGCGGAGCGATCAAAGGAAACAAGATTGATTTGTTTATGGCCAATCATTCAGATGCTGTCGCATTTGGACGCCAGCAGCTAAAAGTTACAGTCCTTAACTAATGAAGATAGCGGTACCAGC is part of the Planococcus shenhongbingii genome and harbors:
- the metG gene encoding methionine--tRNA ligase, translating into MTANNNTFYLTTPIYYPSGKFHIGTAYTTVASDAMVRYKRLRGFDVRFLTGMDEHGQKIEEKAQEAGKAPQQYVDEMADAAKKVWSTMDITYDDFIRTTEDRHKKGVEKIFKTFLDNGDIYKGQYEGWYCTPCESFYTEGQLVDGNCPDCGRPVHKVKEESYFFNMKKYADRLLDYYENHVEFIEPESRKNEMINNFIKPGLEDLSVSRTSFDWGIPVPGDPKHVIYVWVDALSNYITSLGYGSDDESAFNKYWPADVHVVGKDIVRFHTIYWPIFLMALELPLPKKVFAHGFIMMKDGKMSKSKGNVVYPEMLVERYGLDATRYFLLRELPFGSDGVFSPESFVERTNFDLANDLGNLLNRTISMINKYFDGQVPQVKGQETEFDATLQQVAKHTVEVYEQHMEKMQFSIVLSEVWALISRTNKYIDETQPWVLAKDEDAVGKLASVMAHLAESLRMTAVMLQPFLPNAPKQIIEQLGLSEEFLAWDTLQEFGKIPEGIKVVSKGTPIFPRLEVEPEVAYIREQMRGTDAPAETEELVEEIIEEVPDVPEITIDEFMKVDLRVATVTASEAVPKTSKLLKLQLDLGYEQRQVVSGIAEHYKPEDLVGKKVVVVANLKPVKLRGELSQGMILAGEKNGYLTLAAVDEKLPNGAQIK
- a CDS encoding TatD family hydrolase; the protein is MFIDTHVHLNTDQYDEDLNEVIDRALENNVTKMVVIGFDRKTIERAIELAEKHDFIYAVVGWHPVDAIDCTEEDLKWIEELAAHEKVVGIGETGLDYYWDKSPKEVQQEVFRKQIRLAKKVKLPIIIHNRDATSDVLRILKEEEAHEVGGVMHCFGGSVETARESIAMNFMISLGGPVTFKNAKKPKEVAAEIPLDHLMIETDAPYLAPHPYRGKRNEPAYVPLVAAEIARLKGISIEEVARITTRNAEQFFKLTEQESK
- a CDS encoding G5 and 3D domain-containing protein, yielding MTEQEKNSKPVNIYKGKSLLVAIATVLMFAAVLTFAIYEGTKNTVKMTANGETTEVKTHANTVGAFLEEQQIQVAKDDYLSQSADSAIKEDTALEWDQAEQYKVSVDGKETAAWTTANTVKDILAKANVEVTEHDKVTPALNEEVDEDTAISVEKAYEVTLLDGLEEKKVWSTSTTVADFLKQNKIKLGELDRVENGMDEKVVPNSKVQVVRVEKVTDVVEDSVKFAAETKKDSKLLKGQEKLVQKGQNGVVSKTYEVVKENGKEVKRDLKSKKTVKEPTKQVTAVGTKVVVASVSRGATAKAPEKKAATAPVQQASAAPVQKAAAPKAAPAKKAEPSRKAAAASTKAAAPTSGKEFYVSATAYTASCAGCSGITATGINLMANPGLKVIAVDPNVIPLGSKVYVEGYGYAVAGDTGGAIKGNKIDLFMANHSDAVAFGRQQLKVTVLN